The following proteins are co-located in the Telopea speciosissima isolate NSW1024214 ecotype Mountain lineage chromosome 9, Tspe_v1, whole genome shotgun sequence genome:
- the LOC122639211 gene encoding umecyanin-like, with product MASCMGCLLGCMFIVSALLLQGTAAQTIHIVGGSLGWTVPPPNFSYDSWAANQTFMVGNWLQFNFSSGLVHDVTEFSKADYESCNNTNPITYVVASSVNFLIETAGEHYYFCTFKDYCEKNMKLAIKASGTPIWSPPPPPSSASSLTVGGFSLLLLAIYHVVI from the exons ATGGCTTCTTGCATGGGTTGTTTGCTTGGATGTATGTTTATCGTATCAGCTCTTCTGCTTCAGGGAACGGCCGCTCAGACAATCCATATTGTCGGAGGCAGTTTAGGATGGACTGTTCCTCCTCCTAACTTCTCATATGATTCTTGGGCTGCCAATCAGACATTCATGGTCGGCAATTGGCTAC AGTTTAACTTCTCATCAGGATTAGTGCACGATGTGACCGAGTTCTCAAAGGCAGATTATGAATCTTGCAACAATACGAACCCCATCACTTATGTCGTTGCATCATCAGTAAACTTCCTCATTGAAACTGCAGGAGAACACTACTACTTCTGCACCTTTAAAGATTACTGTGAAAAGAATATGAAGCTGGCAATCAAAGCTTCTGGTACTCCCATTtggtctcctcctcctccacccaGCTCTGCCTCTTCTCTCACAGTTGGCggcttctctcttcttttactAGCCATATATCATGTTGTAATATAA